From a region of the Rouxiella sp. S1S-2 genome:
- a CDS encoding transcription antiterminator — MRFPYQRLAVLFDALQTETLPQDELAKRLEVSTRTVRADITALNEIMQQYGACFVHNRGSGYQLKVEDAALFSILQQPGKSTNPTPRSAAERVNRLLIRFLTSSFSLKLEDLADEWFVSRGTLQNDMPEVREHLARYHLNIETKPRYGMKLFGSELAIRACLTDLLFQLNNDDQISSFLKAESLESEALLPLTDFMHQLLTQSSIQLTDEGEQYLILYCAVAVKRIAGGYPLTDFDAEEEEPAVKQISVKLAAELKRMVGKEIPAAEEAYLRVNIAVRRVQSILPTDINADDEESLVDYILSYINAHYNYDLQGDKQLRSDLLTHIKAMITRVKYQINIPNPLLNNIKQHYPMAYDVTLAAVSSWGKYTPYSLSENEIGFLVLHIGVGLERHYNIGYQRHPQAMLVCDTGNSTIRMIQAQISRKFPQIVITQIISLRDYEKLQHIDEDFIIANARVTERNKPVVVLSPFPTEYQMEQLGKLVLVDRTRPYMLEKFFDQRHFMRLDEPMTQAQLFRKICSQLEEEGYVDEEFYPSVVEREEIVSTMLGEGIALPHSLGLLAKKTVVITVLSPQGIKWGEGETAHVIFLLAISKADYEEAMAIYDLFVTFVRERSMSRLLSSQDFDSFKAIAIDCLSRI; from the coding sequence GTGAGATTTCCTTACCAACGATTGGCAGTACTGTTTGATGCATTACAGACGGAAACGTTGCCGCAGGATGAGCTGGCAAAGCGTCTGGAAGTCTCCACGCGCACGGTGCGTGCCGATATTACTGCGCTCAATGAAATTATGCAGCAGTACGGCGCGTGCTTTGTACACAACCGCGGCAGCGGTTATCAGCTGAAAGTTGAAGATGCTGCCCTGTTTTCTATTCTGCAACAGCCCGGTAAATCGACCAACCCCACGCCGCGCAGTGCGGCAGAGCGGGTTAATCGACTGCTGATCCGTTTTTTGACCTCATCATTTTCATTAAAGCTGGAAGACCTGGCCGACGAATGGTTCGTCAGCCGGGGTACACTGCAAAATGATATGCCGGAGGTGCGTGAGCATCTGGCCCGCTATCATTTAAATATTGAGACTAAGCCGCGCTATGGTATGAAGCTATTCGGCTCTGAGCTGGCGATCCGCGCCTGCCTTACCGACCTGCTGTTTCAGCTAAACAATGACGATCAAATCAGCTCCTTTCTTAAAGCCGAGAGCCTCGAGTCCGAGGCTCTACTGCCGTTGACCGATTTTATGCACCAGCTGTTGACGCAGTCGTCGATTCAACTGACCGATGAAGGTGAGCAGTATCTGATCCTTTACTGCGCGGTGGCCGTGAAGCGCATCGCCGGCGGTTATCCGTTGACCGACTTTGACGCCGAAGAGGAAGAACCGGCGGTTAAGCAAATTTCGGTAAAACTGGCCGCCGAACTTAAAAGAATGGTCGGCAAAGAGATCCCTGCCGCCGAAGAGGCCTATCTGCGGGTAAATATTGCCGTGCGGCGGGTGCAGAGCATTTTACCTACCGACATTAATGCCGATGACGAGGAATCGCTGGTCGATTACATTCTGTCGTACATCAATGCCCACTATAATTATGATTTGCAAGGCGATAAACAGCTTCGCTCGGACCTGCTGACGCATATCAAGGCCATGATCACTCGGGTTAAATATCAGATTAATATTCCTAACCCGCTGCTTAATAATATTAAGCAGCACTATCCGATGGCCTATGATGTGACGCTGGCGGCGGTATCAAGCTGGGGGAAATACACTCCATATAGTCTGAGTGAAAATGAAATCGGCTTCTTGGTGTTGCACATTGGCGTTGGGCTAGAGCGGCACTACAACATTGGCTACCAACGCCATCCGCAGGCGATGCTGGTGTGCGACACCGGTAATTCCACCATTCGTATGATCCAGGCACAGATTAGCCGGAAGTTTCCACAAATTGTTATTACTCAAATAATCTCACTGCGCGATTATGAAAAGCTTCAGCACATTGATGAAGATTTTATTATCGCCAATGCCCGCGTAACCGAGCGCAATAAGCCGGTGGTGGTGCTTTCGCCTTTTCCTACCGAATATCAGATGGAACAGCTCGGTAAGCTGGTGCTAGTGGATCGCACGCGCCCGTATATGCTCGAGAAATTCTTCGATCAACGCCATTTTATGCGCCTTGATGAGCCGATGACGCAGGCGCAGCTTTTCCGCAAGATTTGCTCTCAGCTTGAGGAAGAGGGCTATGTCGATGAAGAGTTTTATCCGTCGGTGGTCGAGCGTGAAGAAATTGTGTCGACCATGCTCGGCGAAGGTATCGCGCTGCCGCACTCATTGGGCCTGCTGGCGAAAAAAACCGTGGTGATCACCGTGCTTTCCCCACAGGGCATTAAATGGGGTGAGGGCGAAACGGCACACGTTATTTTCCTGCTGGCGATCAGCAAGGCGGACTACGAGGAGGCGATGGCCATCTATGACCTGTTTGTCACCTTCGTGCGTGAGAGGTCAATGAGCCGACTGTTAAGCAGTCAAGACTTTGACAGTTTCAAGGCAATTGCCATTGACTGTTTGAGCAGAATTTAA
- a CDS encoding lactonase family protein encodes MRNWLRISGLTSALMAVSAMPLYAAEKAMTTETAHYAYVGTYNPNGEGVYRFKVDAKSGALSDKVLVSKLPNQAQMVVGHGGKTLYIGSEVDNYNGGKHGSVAAYHINPEDGSLSLINQVDSQGAGPVYLSLTPSGDRLLVANYISGIVAAFPIDGSGKLGDASSVHQDEGPAGAGKPAAAAEGSFAISDHNGPHAHMIATDPSGKYVFSTDLGLDRIYQWKLNPSNGQLEANAPAFINASSAGAGPRHFVFHPNGDVVFLVNEEASVLTSYHFDKATGTLTQLHSLSTLPPNFKGTNFAAGIVLSKDGKHLYVANRLHNSIAQITVTGSGEMRWADEFWTRGDYPRTLTLSADGKFVYALNQRSDNITRFKVESGSGKLIFVDDYTAVGSPSQMVMVP; translated from the coding sequence ATGAGAAACTGGCTACGTATTTCAGGTTTAACCTCAGCGCTGATGGCAGTTTCTGCCATGCCGCTGTATGCAGCAGAGAAGGCAATGACAACCGAGACAGCACATTACGCTTACGTAGGTACTTACAACCCGAACGGTGAAGGAGTTTATCGCTTTAAGGTAGACGCCAAATCCGGAGCCCTCAGTGACAAAGTTCTGGTCAGCAAATTGCCAAACCAGGCGCAGATGGTGGTGGGCCATGGGGGTAAAACGCTGTACATCGGCAGTGAGGTAGATAATTACAACGGCGGCAAGCACGGCTCTGTGGCCGCTTACCATATCAATCCCGAAGACGGCAGCCTGAGTCTGATTAATCAGGTGGACTCTCAGGGGGCGGGGCCGGTGTATCTATCGTTAACGCCGAGTGGCGATCGCCTGCTGGTGGCCAACTATATCAGCGGTATTGTGGCAGCGTTTCCGATAGACGGCAGTGGCAAGCTGGGAGACGCCAGCTCGGTGCATCAGGACGAAGGTCCTGCGGGTGCGGGTAAGCCTGCCGCCGCAGCTGAGGGTAGCTTTGCCATCAGTGACCACAATGGCCCGCATGCGCACATGATTGCCACCGATCCCAGCGGTAAGTATGTATTCTCGACTGACCTCGGGCTGGACCGTATTTATCAGTGGAAGCTGAACCCGTCCAATGGCCAGCTTGAGGCCAACGCTCCGGCGTTTATCAATGCCTCATCCGCCGGTGCTGGGCCGCGTCATTTTGTGTTTCATCCCAACGGTGACGTGGTATTCCTGGTCAATGAGGAAGCTTCAGTGCTGACCAGCTATCATTTTGACAAGGCAACGGGCACCTTAACGCAGTTGCACAGCCTTTCAACGCTTCCACCGAATTTCAAAGGCACTAATTTTGCCGCCGGTATTGTGTTGAGTAAAGATGGCAAGCACTTGTACGTTGCCAACCGTTTACACAACAGCATTGCGCAGATTACTGTCACCGGCAGCGGCGAAATGCGCTGGGCAGATGAGTTCTGGACGCGTGGCGATTATCCACGCACGCTGACCTTGTCAGCTGACGGCAAATTTGTTTATGCCCTGAATCAGCGCAGTGACAATATTACTCGCTTCAAGGTTGAGAGTGGCAGCGGAAAATTAATTTTTGTAGACGACTATACTGCGGTTGGCAGCCCGTCGCAGATGGTGATGGTGCCCTGA
- a CDS encoding KDGP aldolase family protein, translated as MKLTPNFYRDRVCLNVLAGSKDNARDIYEAAEGHVLVGVLSKNYADVASAVADMKEYAALIENALSVGLGAGDPRQSLMVSQISQQVQPQHVNQVFTGVGTSRALLGQNESVVNGLISPTGKVGFVKISTGPLSSNANDGIVPVDTAIALLKDMGGSSVKYFPMGGLKTREEFAFVARACAEQDFWLEPTGGIDLENFDAIMEIALEAGVSKIIPHIYSSIIDSASGNTRPEDVRTLLASVKRLIG; from the coding sequence ATGAAGCTGACCCCGAATTTTTATCGCGACCGTGTCTGCCTTAACGTATTGGCCGGTTCTAAAGACAATGCCCGCGACATTTACGAGGCCGCAGAAGGCCACGTGCTGGTCGGCGTGTTGTCAAAAAATTATGCCGATGTGGCAAGCGCCGTCGCCGACATGAAAGAGTACGCCGCGCTAATTGAAAATGCGCTTTCCGTGGGCTTGGGGGCGGGCGATCCGCGCCAGTCGTTGATGGTGAGTCAGATTTCTCAGCAGGTTCAGCCGCAACATGTAAACCAGGTTTTCACCGGCGTAGGCACCAGTCGTGCACTGCTGGGTCAGAACGAGAGCGTGGTCAATGGCCTGATTTCTCCGACCGGTAAAGTCGGCTTCGTCAAAATATCTACCGGTCCGCTCAGCTCGAACGCTAACGACGGCATAGTGCCGGTCGACACGGCAATCGCCCTGCTGAAAGACATGGGTGGCAGCTCAGTGAAATATTTCCCAATGGGCGGTCTGAAAACGCGTGAGGAGTTTGCCTTCGTGGCCCGCGCCTGTGCCGAACAGGACTTCTGGCTCGAACCCACCGGCGGCATCGATTTAGAAAACTTCGACGCGATAATGGAAATTGCCCTTGAAGCTGGCGTCAGCAAAATCATTCCGCACATCTATAGCTCTATTATCGACAGCGCCAGCGGCAATACGCGTCCTGAGGATGTGAGAACGCTGCTGGCCAGCGTTAAGCGCCTGATCGGTTAA
- a CDS encoding DgaE family pyridoxal phosphate-dependent ammonia lyase — translation MSSIYEKYDLKQVINASGRMTILGVSTPRADVAEVVNTGLNHFFEMKDLVNKTGAYIAKLLNVESSVVVSCASAGIAQSVAAVIVKDDAWLLENLHAEPLTVPNEIVLPKGHNVNFGAPVATMVTMGGGKVREAGYANECSAAQLAAAITPRTAAIMYIKSHHSVQKSILSVAEAADVAREHNIPLIVDAAAEEDLTCYYEMGADLVIYSGAKAIEGPTSGLVLGKKQYVEWVKLQSGGIGRAMKVGKEGILGLTQAIESYITQPKTTGQEMVDKMTPFISSLNALNGVSAQVVWDSAGRDIARTEITFDEAVLGWKTKAIVDAMKTGEIAIYFRGYRANEGKIDVDVRSVTPSQLVTVAQCFKVLFSGEKA, via the coding sequence ATGTCTTCAATCTATGAAAAGTACGATTTAAAACAAGTCATTAACGCTTCAGGCCGCATGACTATTTTGGGTGTGTCTACCCCGCGCGCCGACGTGGCTGAGGTGGTCAATACGGGTTTAAACCATTTCTTCGAGATGAAGGATTTGGTGAATAAAACCGGTGCCTATATCGCCAAACTGCTCAACGTTGAAAGTTCGGTTGTAGTTTCCTGCGCCTCGGCCGGTATCGCCCAGTCAGTCGCCGCTGTGATCGTTAAAGACGATGCCTGGCTGCTTGAAAATCTGCACGCCGAACCCTTGACTGTGCCAAACGAAATTGTTCTGCCGAAAGGCCACAACGTTAACTTTGGTGCGCCGGTCGCCACCATGGTGACGATGGGCGGCGGCAAAGTGAGAGAGGCGGGCTATGCCAACGAATGTTCGGCCGCACAGCTGGCCGCAGCCATCACTCCGCGTACCGCAGCCATTATGTATATCAAGTCACACCATTCGGTGCAGAAAAGTATTTTATCGGTTGCCGAAGCCGCCGACGTGGCGCGCGAGCACAATATCCCGCTGATCGTGGATGCCGCAGCGGAAGAGGACTTGACCTGTTATTACGAAATGGGCGCTGACCTGGTGATTTACAGCGGTGCCAAGGCGATTGAAGGCCCGACCAGCGGACTGGTGCTGGGCAAAAAACAGTACGTTGAGTGGGTGAAATTGCAGTCTGGCGGCATCGGTCGTGCCATGAAAGTGGGCAAAGAGGGCATCCTCGGTCTGACTCAGGCGATTGAAAGCTATATTACCCAGCCCAAAACAACCGGTCAGGAAATGGTCGACAAGATGACACCGTTTATCAGCAGCCTTAACGCATTGAACGGCGTATCGGCGCAGGTGGTTTGGGACAGCGCAGGTCGCGACATCGCCCGTACTGAAATCACCTTTGACGAGGCGGTGCTTGGTTGGAAAACCAAAGCTATCGTCGATGCGATGAAAACCGGTGAAATTGCGATCTACTTCCGTGGCTATCGGGCCAACGAAGGAAAAATTGACGTCGACGTGCGCAGCGTAACCCCCTCACAGCTGGTCACTGTTGCCCAGTGTTTCAAGGTTCTGTTTAGCGGAGAGAAAGCATGA
- a CDS encoding amidohydrolase/deacetylase family metallohydrolase produces MYDLILRQAKNADGSLTDIAILDGKLAAVGQLAAEATATRTLDLKGQYWVSAGWIDSHVHCYAKSPIYYDEPDLVGVGSGVTTVIDAGSTGANDVDDFYQITRDAKTNVFAFLNIARTGIVTQNELADMSQIDKVGVRQAMANNPDFIIGLKARMSSSVVGKNGITPLFIAKEMQQENGGLPLMVHIGNNPPNLDEIADVLESGDIITHCYNGKPNRILTPEGQLREAIKRALERGVLLDVGHGSASFSFAVAEIAIKQGIIPHTISSDIYCRNRLAGPVHSLATVMSKFFSVGLSLPQVIDCVTRHAADALRLPAKGRLDVGCDADLTLFDIEHVPQVFIDSEGLTVEGDRILVPLAAIVAGELLLTDEGKSKNVFNL; encoded by the coding sequence ATGTATGATTTGATCCTCAGACAGGCAAAAAATGCAGACGGCAGCCTGACTGATATCGCCATTCTGGACGGCAAGCTGGCCGCAGTAGGTCAGCTTGCCGCAGAGGCGACCGCCACCCGAACGCTTGATCTCAAGGGCCAATATTGGGTCAGCGCAGGCTGGATCGACTCTCACGTTCACTGCTATGCAAAATCACCAATCTATTACGACGAGCCTGACCTGGTGGGCGTTGGCAGCGGGGTGACGACGGTCATTGACGCTGGCAGCACCGGCGCCAATGACGTCGATGATTTCTATCAAATCACCCGTGATGCCAAAACCAACGTCTTCGCTTTTTTGAACATTGCCCGCACCGGTATCGTGACGCAAAACGAACTGGCGGACATGAGTCAGATAGATAAAGTCGGCGTGCGTCAGGCGATGGCGAATAATCCTGACTTTATCATCGGTCTTAAAGCGCGCATGAGCAGCAGCGTGGTCGGTAAAAACGGCATCACACCGCTGTTTATTGCCAAAGAGATGCAGCAGGAAAACGGCGGTCTGCCGCTGATGGTGCACATTGGTAATAATCCACCCAATCTCGATGAAATTGCCGACGTGCTCGAGTCCGGCGACATTATCACCCACTGCTATAACGGCAAACCTAACCGCATCCTAACCCCTGAAGGGCAGCTGCGTGAGGCAATAAAACGCGCGCTCGAGCGCGGTGTGCTGCTTGACGTTGGGCACGGCTCGGCCAGCTTTAGCTTCGCCGTGGCTGAAATCGCGATTAAACAGGGCATCATTCCGCACACCATCAGCTCCGATATTTATTGCCGCAATCGGCTGGCTGGACCGGTGCACAGCCTGGCGACGGTGATGTCCAAATTCTTTAGCGTGGGCCTTTCGCTGCCTCAGGTAATCGACTGCGTCACGCGTCACGCCGCCGATGCGCTGCGCTTGCCGGCCAAAGGTCGTCTTGACGTGGGCTGTGATGCCGATTTAACCCTGTTTGATATTGAGCATGTGCCGCAGGTATTTATCGATTCGGAAGGTCTGACGGTCGAGGGTGACCGCATTCTGGTGCCGCTGGCGGCAATCGTTGCCGGTGAGCTGCTATTAACAGATGAAGGGAAGTCAAAAAATGTCTTCAATCTATGA
- a CDS encoding DUF4310 family protein, with amino-acid sequence MEEQAKSGFWYAEWSFPIFVGLLSAGVFAGTHMYYLYGIGAFNEVAFVSMLRSGMDTGVYGAVAAFGASFLFARIIEGSLVGILDIGGAIQTGIGLGVPALLLGAGIVFPVANFAASLVTGLVLGLAVGYIIVLARKFTINQGNSTYGADVMMGAGNATGRFLGPLIILSAMAASIPIGLGSLLGALVFYIWKKPLTGGAILGAMILGAIFPISL; translated from the coding sequence ATGGAAGAACAAGCCAAAAGTGGTTTCTGGTACGCCGAATGGTCGTTCCCGATCTTTGTCGGATTACTCTCTGCCGGTGTGTTTGCCGGTACGCACATGTACTACTTGTACGGCATTGGTGCATTCAACGAAGTGGCATTTGTTTCGATGCTGCGTTCGGGGATGGACACTGGCGTTTATGGCGCAGTAGCTGCCTTCGGTGCCAGCTTCCTGTTTGCGCGCATCATTGAAGGTTCACTGGTCGGTATTCTTGATATCGGTGGCGCCATTCAGACCGGTATTGGCCTCGGCGTACCTGCGCTGCTGCTTGGTGCGGGCATCGTTTTCCCGGTCGCTAACTTCGCGGCCTCCCTGGTGACGGGCTTGGTCTTAGGGTTGGCGGTAGGTTACATCATTGTTCTGGCTCGTAAATTTACCATCAATCAGGGTAACTCTACCTACGGTGCCGACGTCATGATGGGCGCGGGTAACGCGACAGGCCGCTTCCTTGGACCTTTGATTATTCTTTCTGCCATGGCGGCATCTATTCCGATTGGTCTGGGTTCGTTGCTTGGCGCGCTGGTGTTTTACATCTGGAAAAAACCGCTGACCGGTGGCGCTATTCTTGGCGCGATGATCCTCGGTGCTATCTTCCCGATTTCGCTATAA
- a CDS encoding DUF4311 domain-containing protein — MFLIILFKSLIIGGLVGVGVGAGAARMFHAPTVQGMGAFRTLGELNSCEGDPASHFSFGLGFFFNAWASSVAAGSFTQDVDHRIIPNWAAAVLMMKNRNVAETLHDPRKMAIAGGIIGMIVVAFLNTTASAVPPALQVTAIKVLVPAANMLVNTVMPVIFWLAAIDAGRRSGFWGTIFGGLAQMIMGNAVPGLVLGILIGKGVEEGGWNHVTKVMMGAIIALFVLSGFFRGFDVKLLQSFMLDVPTWLNGIHNSLSGK, encoded by the coding sequence ATGTTTTTAATTATCTTATTCAAGTCGCTTATTATCGGCGGATTGGTGGGCGTTGGCGTAGGTGCAGGTGCTGCACGTATGTTCCACGCACCCACCGTACAGGGGATGGGGGCTTTTCGTACGCTGGGCGAGCTGAATTCTTGCGAAGGGGATCCGGCTTCACACTTCTCTTTCGGACTGGGCTTTTTCTTCAACGCCTGGGCGTCATCCGTGGCGGCAGGCTCCTTCACTCAGGACGTCGACCACCGCATTATTCCTAACTGGGCCGCTGCCGTGTTGATGATGAAAAATCGCAACGTGGCTGAAACCCTGCATGACCCGCGTAAGATGGCGATTGCTGGCGGCATCATCGGCATGATTGTCGTTGCCTTCCTGAACACGACGGCTTCTGCGGTTCCGCCTGCTCTACAGGTCACGGCAATCAAAGTGCTGGTACCTGCTGCCAACATGCTGGTCAACACGGTGATGCCGGTCATCTTCTGGCTGGCGGCGATTGATGCAGGCCGTCGTTCAGGCTTCTGGGGTACCATTTTTGGTGGTCTGGCGCAGATGATTATGGGCAACGCCGTACCGGGTCTGGTGCTGGGTATTCTGATCGGCAAAGGCGTTGAAGAGGGCGGCTGGAACCACGTCACTAAAGTGATGATGGGCGCGATTATTGCTCTGTTCGTGCTGAGCGGCTTCTTCCGTGGGTTCGACGTGAAACTGTTGCAGTCTTTCATGCTTGACGTCCCAACGTGGCTGAACGGCATCCATAACTCACTCAGTGGCAAATAA
- a CDS encoding DUF4312 family protein — MKQNLTTTVKVEGKGETKAAAFSSALSQVQRTVLKSTDNILLRIEPQDVKVITAEEKVTREKFLFFFLARERKSYYVALDITVNMTVINTEQVIFTKK, encoded by the coding sequence ATGAAGCAAAATTTAACTACCACGGTCAAGGTTGAGGGAAAAGGCGAGACAAAAGCTGCGGCTTTTTCCTCGGCGCTTAGCCAGGTCCAAAGAACCGTTCTTAAATCTACTGATAATATTTTGCTGCGCATTGAACCGCAGGACGTCAAGGTCATTACAGCAGAAGAGAAGGTTACCAGAGAGAAATTTTTGTTCTTCTTTCTGGCCAGGGAAAGGAAGAGTTATTACGTCGCGTTAGACATCACCGTCAATATGACCGTGATTAATACCGAACAGGTCATATTCACCAAGAAATAA
- a CDS encoding SFCGS family glycine-rich protein — MGQVIVVIGDRLGKGQKVAAGVEAAGGKAIVIPGVAADMKLGDVMNAEGATFGISFCGSGGAGAITAQNKYKYKAKHGMRSVDEGVTAINEGCKVLGFGFMDKEELGQKLVETYIKKNGQP; from the coding sequence ATGGGACAAGTCATCGTAGTTATCGGCGACCGCTTAGGTAAAGGCCAGAAAGTTGCAGCAGGCGTAGAAGCAGCGGGTGGTAAAGCCATTGTTATTCCTGGCGTTGCGGCCGACATGAAACTGGGCGACGTGATGAATGCGGAAGGTGCAACCTTTGGTATCTCCTTCTGCGGCAGCGGCGGTGCAGGTGCAATCACTGCCCAGAATAAATACAAATACAAAGCTAAACACGGTATGCGTTCTGTTGATGAAGGCGTAACGGCAATTAATGAAGGTTGTAAAGTACTGGGTTTTGGTTTTATGGACAAAGAAGAATTGGGTCAAAAATTGGTTGAAACTTATATCAAGAAAAATGGCCAGCCGTAA
- a CDS encoding PRD domain-containing protein, whose protein sequence is MKNALELKDAPERTEQLLADIQKMLNAENIFTNDVQQQMLTSHVKAMVLRSITGEPLPEVEKELFDEISAESMTMAEKVVDMLGNLPIEEAYLLSVHFEVAKDNNH, encoded by the coding sequence ATGAAGAATGCACTTGAATTAAAAGATGCGCCAGAAAGAACCGAACAGTTATTGGCTGATATTCAAAAGATGTTGAACGCTGAAAATATATTTACCAACGACGTTCAGCAACAGATGTTAACTTCTCACGTTAAAGCCATGGTGTTGCGCTCTATTACCGGCGAGCCATTGCCGGAAGTTGAAAAAGAACTGTTTGATGAAATATCGGCAGAGTCGATGACAATGGCGGAAAAGGTTGTCGATATGCTGGGTAATTTGCCGATTGAGGAAGCCTATTTACTCTCGGTACATTTCGAAGTGGCGAAAGATAATAACCACTAA
- the cybC gene encoding cytochrome b562 yields the protein MRKHVIALATVALLGWSIQSMAADLETDMDTIADNYGKILKTDSKADFLAGLEKMKAAAQDAKKSKPPKFDSKPDNSPEIQDYHKGLDTLIGQIDKASELAKADKLADAKKEAEGFKETRNENHKKFK from the coding sequence ATGCGTAAACATGTTATTGCATTAGCGACGGTTGCCCTGCTGGGCTGGAGTATCCAGTCAATGGCGGCCGATTTAGAAACAGATATGGACACGATTGCCGATAACTACGGCAAGATTTTGAAAACTGACAGCAAGGCAGACTTCCTGGCTGGCTTGGAAAAAATGAAGGCAGCGGCGCAGGATGCTAAAAAATCCAAACCGCCTAAATTTGACTCCAAGCCAGATAATAGCCCTGAGATTCAGGACTATCACAAAGGTCTAGATACGCTGATTGGTCAGATCGATAAAGCCTCTGAGTTGGCAAAAGCCGATAAACTGGCCGATGCGAAGAAAGAGGCCGAAGGTTTTAAAGAAACTCGCAACGAAAATCATAAGAAATTTAAATAG
- the pmbA gene encoding metalloprotease PmbA produces the protein MNVTTQVAEQRKTLEQAVAQALELAKAGSDGAEVAVSKTTGIGISTRFGEVENVEFNSDGALGITVYYQQRKGSASSTDLSPDAIARTVQAALDIARYTSPDPFAGVADEQMLAFDAPDLDLFHPTELDADRGIELAAQAEQAALAVDKRITNTEGGSFNSHYGIRVFGNSHGMLKSYCSTRHSLSASVIAEAAGDMERDYAYTIARSIDELKSPEWVGAECARRTLSRLSPRKLPTMKAPVMFAAEVATGLFGHLVGAISGGSIYRKSSFLLDSLGKQILPEWVTVEEHPHLLKGMASTPFDSEGVRTQRRDIVKEGVLQTWLMTCYSARKLGLQTTGHAGGIHNWRIAGQGDDFNAMLRKLGKGLLVTELMGQAVSGITGDYSRGAAGFWVENGEIQYPVSEITIAGNLKDMLRNMVSIGSDIETRSNIQCGSIILPEMKIAGE, from the coding sequence ATGAACGTAACCACTCAAGTGGCTGAGCAACGTAAAACGCTGGAACAGGCCGTGGCGCAGGCTCTGGAGTTAGCGAAAGCTGGTTCTGACGGCGCGGAAGTGGCAGTCAGTAAAACAACCGGTATTGGGATAAGCACCCGCTTTGGTGAAGTTGAAAATGTTGAGTTTAACAGCGACGGCGCACTCGGCATTACTGTGTATTATCAACAACGTAAAGGTAGCGCGTCCTCTACCGATCTCAGCCCAGACGCGATTGCTCGCACCGTGCAGGCGGCGTTGGACATTGCGCGCTATACCTCGCCAGATCCTTTCGCAGGCGTAGCCGATGAGCAGATGCTGGCCTTTGACGCACCGGATCTCGACCTATTCCACCCAACCGAACTCGACGCCGATCGTGGAATAGAGCTTGCGGCGCAAGCTGAACAGGCCGCGCTGGCCGTGGATAAACGCATTACCAATACCGAAGGCGGCAGCTTCAACAGTCATTACGGAATTCGCGTGTTCGGCAACAGCCACGGCATGTTGAAAAGCTATTGTTCGACCCGTCACTCCCTCTCCGCATCAGTCATTGCCGAAGCAGCGGGTGATATGGAGCGCGATTATGCCTATACCATTGCCCGCTCAATCGACGAACTCAAAAGCCCAGAGTGGGTAGGGGCAGAGTGCGCTCGCCGCACGCTGTCACGCCTTTCTCCGCGCAAACTGCCGACCATGAAAGCGCCGGTGATGTTTGCCGCCGAAGTCGCTACCGGGCTTTTCGGGCATTTAGTCGGCGCAATCAGCGGCGGCAGCATCTATCGCAAATCTTCTTTCCTGCTCGACAGCCTGGGTAAACAGATTCTTCCTGAGTGGGTTACCGTTGAAGAGCATCCTCATCTGCTGAAGGGCATGGCGTCAACGCCGTTTGACAGCGAGGGCGTTCGCACCCAGCGCCGCGATATTGTGAAAGAGGGCGTACTGCAAACATGGCTAATGACCTGCTACTCCGCTCGCAAACTCGGCCTGCAAACCACCGGCCATGCGGGTGGCATTCACAACTGGCGCATTGCGGGTCAAGGTGACGATTTTAACGCGATGCTGCGTAAGTTGGGCAAAGGCCTGCTGGTGACTGAGTTGATGGGTCAGGCAGTGAGCGGCATCACCGGCGATTACTCGCGCGGTGCGGCCGGTTTCTGGGTCGAAAACGGTGAAATTCAGTATCCGGTTAGCGAAATAACCATCGCCGGGAACTTAAAAGATATGCTGCGCAACATGGTCAGTATTGGCAGCGACATTGAAACGCGCAGCAATATTCAGTGTGGCTCCATTATCCTGCCAGAGATGAAAATCGCCGGCGAATAA